The following coding sequences are from one Shewanella violacea DSS12 window:
- the rplP gene encoding 50S ribosomal protein L16, translating to MLQPKRTKFRKMFKGRNRGLANGTEVSFGDFGLKAVGRGRLTARQIEAARRAMTRHIKRQGQIWIRVFPDKPITSKPLEVRMGKGKGNVEYWVCQIQPGKVLYEMDGVSEELAREAFALAASKLPLKTTFVTKSVM from the coding sequence ATGCTGCAACCAAAACGAACTAAGTTTCGCAAAATGTTCAAAGGCCGCAACCGTGGTCTTGCGAACGGCACTGAAGTAAGCTTCGGTGATTTCGGTCTAAAGGCTGTTGGACGTGGTCGTCTAACTGCTCGTCAAATCGAAGCTGCGCGTCGTGCTATGACACGTCACATTAAACGTCAAGGTCAGATCTGGATCCGCGTTTTCCCTGATAAGCCTATCACCTCTAAGCCTCTCGAAGTGCGTATGGGTAAAGGTAAGGGTAACGTTGAATACTGGGTTTGCCAGATTCAACCAGGTAAGGTTCTTTATGAGATGGATGGTGTTTCAGAGGAGCTAGCTCGTGAAGCTTTCGCTCTTGCTGCTTCTAAACTGCCTCTTAAAACGACCTTCGTAACTAAGTCGGTGATGTAA
- the rpsQ gene encoding 30S ribosomal protein S17, which yields MSDKIRTLQGRVLSNKMDKSITVAIERKVKHPLYGKYLKRTTKIHAHDESNQCNEGDVVTIRECRPLSKTKSWTLVEVVTKA from the coding sequence ATGTCTGATAAAATCCGTACTTTGCAGGGTCGTGTACTTAGCAACAAGATGGACAAGTCTATCACTGTAGCTATTGAGCGTAAGGTTAAGCATCCTTTATACGGGAAGTACCTTAAGCGCACTACTAAGATCCATGCACATGATGAATCAAACCAGTGTAATGAAGGTGATGTCGTGACTATTCGCGAATGTCGTCCTCTATCTAAGACTAAGTCTTGGACTCTGGTTGAAGTAGTAACAAAGGCCTAA
- the rpmC gene encoding 50S ribosomal protein L29, with the protein MKASELTEKSVEELNAELLGLLREQFNLRMQHATGQLTQTHQLKIVRRNVARVKTIITSKAGA; encoded by the coding sequence ATGAAAGCGAGCGAACTAACAGAAAAGAGCGTTGAAGAATTGAACGCTGAACTGCTTGGTCTGCTGCGTGAGCAGTTTAATCTGCGCATGCAACACGCAACTGGTCAGTTGACTCAGACTCATCAGCTGAAAATCGTGCGTCGCAATGTAGCGCGCGTTAAGACCATTATTACTTCTAAGGCGGGTGCGTAA
- the rpsC gene encoding 30S ribosomal protein S3 — MGQKVHPNGIRLGITKPWISTWYADKSDYANNLNSDWEVRKFLEKKLKQASVSKIVIERPAKSVRVTIHTARPGVVIGKKGEDVEKLRNAVAKLTGIPAQINIAEIRKPELDAKLVADGIASQLERRVMFRRAMKRAVQSAMRLGAKGIKVQVSGRLGGAEIARYEWYREGRVPLHTLRADIDYSTAESHTQYGVIGVKVWIFKGEVLDGIVPAHEEPKQQPKRKPRGK, encoded by the coding sequence ATGGGACAGAAAGTACATCCTAATGGTATCCGTCTGGGTATCACTAAGCCTTGGATCTCGACCTGGTACGCTGACAAGTCAGATTATGCCAATAACTTGAACAGTGACTGGGAAGTGCGTAAGTTTCTAGAAAAGAAACTTAAGCAAGCTTCAGTATCTAAGATAGTTATCGAGCGTCCAGCTAAGAGTGTTCGCGTTACTATTCACACTGCCCGTCCAGGTGTTGTGATTGGTAAGAAAGGTGAAGACGTTGAGAAGCTACGCAACGCAGTTGCTAAGCTAACTGGTATTCCAGCTCAGATTAACATCGCTGAGATCCGTAAGCCTGAGCTAGATGCTAAGCTTGTTGCCGATGGCATCGCTTCGCAGCTAGAGCGTCGCGTTATGTTCCGTCGTGCTATGAAGCGCGCGGTACAAAGTGCAATGCGTCTTGGCGCTAAAGGCATCAAGGTTCAAGTTAGTGGCCGTTTAGGCGGAGCTGAGATCGCTCGTTATGAGTGGTATCGTGAAGGTCGCGTACCTCTACATACACTTCGTGCTGATATCGACTATTCAACAGCAGAAAGTCACACCCAATACGGTGTGATCGGCGTTAAAGTTTGGATCTTCAAAGGTGAAGTTCTAGACGGTATCGTTCCTGCGCATGAAGAGCCGAAACAGCAGCCGAAGCGTAAGCCTCGCGGTAAATAG
- the rpsS gene encoding 30S ribosomal protein S19 has translation MPRSLKKGPFIDLHLLKKVEKAMEAGDKKPIKTWSRRSMIIPNMIGLTIAVHNGRQHVPVFVTDEMIGHKLGEFSPTRTYRGHAADKKAKKR, from the coding sequence ATGCCACGTTCTCTCAAGAAAGGTCCATTCATTGACCTACACTTGCTGAAGAAGGTAGAGAAAGCGATGGAAGCGGGAGACAAGAAGCCTATTAAGACTTGGTCTCGTCGTTCTATGATCATACCTAACATGATAGGTTTGACCATCGCTGTCCATAATGGTCGTCAGCACGTACCTGTGTTCGTAACTGACGAAATGATCGGCCACAAGCTTGGTGAATTTTCACCAACTCGCACTTATCGCGGCCATGCTGCAGATAAGAAAGCGAAGAAGCGTTAA
- the rplV gene encoding 50S ribosomal protein L22, which produces MEVLAKHRFARTSPQKCRLVADQIRGLPVAKALEILTFSPKKAAVLVKKVLDSAIANAEHNEGADIDELRVGAIMIDEGPTMKRIMPRAKGRADRIIKRTSHITVVVSDR; this is translated from the coding sequence ATGGAAGTTTTAGCTAAACATCGTTTTGCCCGTACGTCGCCTCAAAAGTGTCGTTTGGTTGCAGATCAAATCCGTGGACTGCCTGTTGCTAAGGCTCTCGAAATTTTAACTTTCAGCCCTAAGAAAGCTGCAGTACTTGTTAAGAAAGTACTGGACTCTGCAATCGCAAATGCTGAGCACAATGAAGGTGCTGACATTGACGAATTACGAGTTGGAGCAATTATGATCGATGAAGGTCCAACTATGAAGCGTATCATGCCACGTGCCAAAGGCCGTGCTGATCGTATAATCAAGCGTACCAGCCACATTACTGTGGTTGTGTCAGATCGCTAG